ACCCCGCCATTCACATCAAGTGAGTAGACTGGATTACTCATGCCGATCCCGACGTTGCCGGATGAATTGATATTCATTGACTGGGTGTGAGATCCGGCCGCGTCATGCCGGTAAAAGTTGACGTCTTGACCGCTGATTTGTATGAGAGCGCCGGGCGCAGTGGCTGCCCACGCAGTGCCGGTGAACCACTCGTTGTTAGACAGGTGGACGTAGTCACCTCCCGAGCTGAAGTAAGCGTTTCCAAGTTTGAGGGCCGAATTGGGAGCTAACTCGAGTTTCGTTGACGGGTTCGTCGTGCCAATACCGACATTGCCGCTGTTGTAGTAAATGGAATCCGTTCCGAGCCATGGCGAGTTTCCTCCACTGGAGATCGGCGTTCCGTTGATACGAAGACCGGTCGCGTTAATCTCGCCGTTAACGTCCAGTTTGTATGCGGGATCGATCTTATCGATGCCAACCTTGCCTGTGGGCGTGATCCTGATTCGTTCGGCCAACGTGCCGGAGCTACTGGTGTAAAACTGCAACGTGCCGGAATTGCTCGCACCGTCAACCCAGCTTACGATGGCTGCCGTTCGCTTGTCGTTGTTGTCTGCAATACTGCGATTTGCGAAGGCGATCTGACCGATGATTCCTTCACCATTGGTGGTTGAGGTTGTATTGTTGCTTAAAACAAAAGTCGGAAACGGCGTAATGGCGGAATGCGAGGTGCCATAGCCGATTTCGAGAAACGGGTTCAGTTGGGAATCGTACGTTGAATAGAGCAGAGTGCGACTCGTGATGTCGCCGAAGAGGCCGTTTCCAATAACGTTTAGTTTCTGACTCGGACTCGTAGTGCCAATGCCCACGTTGCCACTTCGGTTCATTGAGAAGCGAGTGCCCTGACCGGCCCAACCGTCGCCCTTTTGCACGATGTGGAAGAGCCCAGATGCGTCAGTAGTCAATGACCACCGCAGGTTTGTGTCCGCGTTCGTATAGAACCTAAATGCGTCAGAGTCGGCTGCGACAGTAAACGGCTTCGTTCCGGTTATGTCCGGGCCCGTAGGGGAAATTATTAAATGACCGCTACCGAGGGTTTGAAAGTCGGCGTACACACTTGCATCGGTATGGGTAAGCCGCAACTGAGGGCCTCCAGAATCCTGGGCTTCAAGCTTGCGGTCTGGACTAGTGGTGCCCGCGCCCGCGTTTCCAGTCGTCGGAAACGTATTTGTCTGCGCAGCCGCACTAACTGATGCCAGAATCAGAAGCGTGGGTATCAGAATGAAACGAGTGAGGCAAATAGTTTTCCGCAGGGATTGAAGTGTCATGATTAACCTCTTTCGAAATTGTCTGGAGTTACATCGAATTAGCCGTTGACCTGGGTGATTACTGCAAACTCAACAACACCAAAATCTCACCTGAACCTTTTGCGAGTGGTTCAAGCGCTTTGCCGATGATCGTCCCCGGCATGTGCATTTTCCGGCCGGCGAACTCAACGGCTTCGGATTTCATAGCCACTCCGGCGACGTCACTTGTGACTAAAAGATCGCCGATCTGGATCGCTCCGCGGGAAGCATCGACTTTCACGCGCACACGGCCGGTGGTGGCGACCAGCACTTTGCCTTCACCGCTTTCACCCAGGGTGATGCCGGGCTGTGCGGAGATCACTCCGGCGACGCGCGTGTCGTAGGCTGTGCCTGAGGCGATGACTTGATTAGATTTGTTTGTGTCGAGAACTACGACGGTGCCGGCTGAAAGTTGTTCAGACGATGGCACCCATTCGGCGAGGTCCTGATACTTGGCATTGATATTTCCACTGACGGTAAGATTGCCTCCAACTGCAAGATTGCCGGCCGCATCGAGATTCATGCGATCGGTTAGCGTGCCGATGTTGCCGGATGAAAAATAAAGTTTCGGATCGCCGTTCTTAATTCCAATTGCCCACCGGTCTGCAACGGCATCTTCGGTAAAAGCAAGCCAGCCCTGTTTTCCTGCGTCCGGACGAATTTGATAGAAGAGCTGTGTACCTGTCGGATCGCCAAATAGCCCGGCGCCATTGCCAGATCTCACCTGCAACTTGTATGCGGGGCTGGTCGTGCCAATGCCGACATGCCCGTTAGAAGTAATCCTCATACGCTCCGCGACGGCCGCGTTGCCACCGCCGCCCGCGTCTGGGGAAGTCCAGAAGCTGATCTTTCCGCCCGTCTCTGACGCGCCGCCATAAGAAACGAGGTTGAAGCCCCCCGCGTCCGCGCCCACAAACAATGTGGCGCGGGGCTGCGCGGGCCCGGAACCGACGTAATTGGCCCCAAAATGGCCGAAGTACGCGTATTTCGCGTTACTGGATGCCTCGCCGAAAAGGATTAGGCTCCGTGACAAGGTGCCGCCTCCGTTATTCAACACATAGATCGAATTATCCCCGTTCACGTCCTGCTGGACCTGCACTTTGGCCGCGGGGCTCGTCGTGCCAATCCCGACATTGCCGGCCGTATTTGTCTTGTAGACGTCGTTTCCGTTTGTCGTCCATTGCGCCGCGATGACTACCGGGGCCGCCAATAACAACAGCGCGCTGGCAAGCGCCAACCAAAATCTTGTGACTCTTTCAATTCCCATGTGAACCTCCCCTTCGATTAGCTCATTGCAGACTTAACAACACCAAAATCTCGCCCTTGCCTTTGGCCAATGGTTCGAGTGCTTTGCCGATGATCGTGCCCGGGCGATGAATCTGAACTCCGCCGAGATTGACCGCTTGTGACTTCATCGCGACTCCGGCGGCGTCACTCGTCACGAGTAGATCGCCGATCTGGATCGCGCCGCGGGACGCATCGACTTTCACGCGCACGCGGCCGGAGGTGGCAACCAGCACTTTGCCTTCCCCACCTTCACCCAGAGTGATGCCCGGCTGGGCCGAAATCACTCCCGCGACGCGTGTGTCGTAGGCTGTGCCTGATGCGATGACTTGATTGGATTTGTTTGTGTCGAGAACTACGACGGTGCCGGCTGCAAGTTGTTCAGACGATGGGACCCATTCGGCCAGATCCTGGTATTTCGCGTTGATGGTTCCGTTGACTGTGACGTTTCCGGGGAAGTAGGCAGTCGCACTGGTATTCGGATCAGCGTACTGCGTATAGAACAACCAATTCCCTCCGCCATCCGTGAATCCGATGCGATGCTGTGATGATTCATGTCTGTACCTTAGGTCGAGGGCCCCGCCGATGCCCCCAGCGTTCGATAACCTCTGAATGACATCGCCCGAAGTGACGTGAAGATTCAGCAGCGAGCTCGGAGTAGACGTGCCAATGCCGACGCTGCCGCCGTTGTAGTGGATGGAACTTGTGCCGGGCGTCCATTGTGAACCTCCGCCCCCGCCTGTGGCGGCCGTAGTTTGAACAGTACCGTCAGGAAATCTGAACCCACCACTACTCGAGCGAATTTCACCGGCGACATCCAGCTTATAGCCAGCTGCTGGCGTCGTGCCGATGCCAACGTTGCCCCCGTTCGTTACGGTAACGAACGCGGACCCTGAATTACGACGTATCATGTACTGATCACCGAGCAGCCCGACATCCCAATAATTGGTGGCCGCGACGCTGTCAGCCATGCGCGTGAAGGCGCCGGCACCGCCTGGTGAGTATGGAATATGCGGCGCGCTCAACATGATGAGTCCTTGTACTCCTCCAGGACATCCCGTGGATCCGAGCAGCGGGTAGTATGCAACGCTGCCGCCCCATGCATTGCTGTTGTTAAGAAGTGCGGTGCCGCAGTGTGGGGCAGGGTTGCCGGAGCTAGTGAGGTTCAGTACGGCGGTGTTGTTGGCGCCCAAAGAGAGTGGCGCATTTTTAACGTTGATTACATGGGCCCAGCTTGGACCATGATAGCCGGTCTGAGCGACGCCTGCTCCGTTTGATCCGAAAATAAGTCCCCACGTATCCTTAGTATCGGTAATATTTAGCTGGTTTGTGGGGGTCGTTGTGTTGCCACTATAGAATTGCGCTGTAAATCCATATGCTGATTGGTTCCATCCCCCGACCGCTAACGCTTGATTTGGGGCAGTGGTACCAATGCCGACATTGCCAGATCGAGTCAGCACGAACGGAAACGTGTAATTAACCGCGTCGTATATCACAAACGAATCAGTCGGAGCGCCGCTATTACGCGACTGCAGGAACCACTTGTTCACCCCGCTCCGTTGAAACAGAATCGATGCATCGGTTGAACCCGTGCCTGAATTGACAGTAACGCCAACGTGCGAGGAATTTTTGACCTCCAGATCGGCCGTGGGCGACGTCGTCCCCACGCCGGCGTTTCCACTGGCTGGAAAAGTATTTGTCTGCGCGGACGCAACCACCGACGCAGTCGTAAGCAGGATCAGCGTAAGAGTCAGCCGCCTGAGGCAGATGGTTTTCTGTTTGGACTGAAGTAGCATGATTGACCTCTCTTGAAGCTTGGTTGGAATTACCACGGTCGAGCGAGCCGAATAACTCGGATGTGGCACACTCCAACGCTGACCGTCAATTGCGAATCAACGGAACGGTAAAAGTTGATTGAACTAGTTACTTGTCGTGAAGGCTGACTCGGCGAGAGTGCGACTCTGCAGGCTCGGGGCTTCAGCCTCGCTTACGAATGGCGCGCACGATAGTGCGAGCGTTGGCAAAAGTCAACAAGATTATTTACTAGAGCGAGAAGTCTTGTGCTCAGGCAGAGATAAGAGCTTCGCACAGAGTATGCAGTGGCAACTTACAGGCCTCGGCACATCCGCAGTTTCTTCGGATCGGCGGCAGGCTTGGCGGTCAGCTTTACGTCGTCGTAGTTCCAGTCTTTGCGCTGCCAGGTCGAACCGTCTTCGAACTCGACGCGATTGACGATGACCGCCTCGTCAAAGGCCGGTTCAGATTTCTTACTCAACGACTTCACGCTCACGACCGAACTGGGCGCCGCGAGTGTGAAAATCTCGAGGTCTCGCGTCTTGGACGGCTTAAGCTTTGCCAGACAAACGAACTGCCGGCGCGAAAGGATCGTGGGATTGCCTTTCTCGCGGAACTGATACTCCCAGAACAGTACCGCGACAGGCTTCGCGCTGTTGTTCTGGACTTTTGTCTGATAAGTGAAACCGTCAGTCTGTGGTTTGGTTTCGCGGGCCGCCGCGGTTATTCGGTCCAGCTCAGCACTGCGGCCATCTATCGTATCCCCATTCGGATCGCGCACGCCGGCAGGATCGTTAATCCGTGCATTCCGCTGAAAATTCTTGTTCTGCGGAATCATTGCGGGCTGCGGACTGTTTCGACTTGAGTTCTCAACCAATTCCATCGCGCGCCGGTCCTTCGACCACTTGTAACTGAGAACCGCGATCGGAGTCTCATCCGCCGAAACGTCCTGGGCTAACGCCGGCGTCGCCAACAACAATAGAGGCAAAACGGGCAACAGCAGCCTGAGCATGAGTTTGGTGTTTCGGGCAAAATTGGAGCGGGTGACGAGGCTCGAACTCGCAACTTTCAGCTTGGGAATCAAAGTCACCGCTCCTTTATTTGCACAACTTACAAAATGACTCAGGAAAAATCAACGTGCATGCAACGCATACCGTGCCTGATTTGCGTCCAGCTGGGGGACGTTTTGGGGGACGCTGTTTTTCTTCATAGCTGCGCGATTTGGGCGGGGTGGCCTGCTTCCGTTTGGCCCAGCTCTTCACCAAGTCCACGCGCCAAGTTGTGCGGCAGATCTCCGGCGAGAATCGGGACTCGGACGCTCACAACCAAAAAAGCTTGCAGCTACGGCGATTTTTCTCCAGTTCTTACGTTTCTATATGCAACATTATGCAGTACCGATACTGTTATAGGAACTGCGGTCACAATACGGTCGCAAGTTTAAAAGGAGGTGTCCAAGTCCTTGGCGGAGACTCGTAACTCAACGTTGCGGGTCTTTCTTGTAATGCGCATACGCGCGTGCGGTCGTATCGCTTCTTATTGGGTCTTCTTTAATGTGAGCGTAGCGTAATAAGTGGCCCCGACTATGCGAGCTCACCATGTATTGTAAGGAATTCCAGCAAGAGATTTTTGCGTTGAGCGGCTATGAACGTCGATGACTCCGCGCTTGCCTTTCAGGATACTAGGATCTTCGCCAATTATCGGTTCCCAGTCACTCTGCCCGGTCATTGGATCTATGAAGCGCGGTACTTTCCAGTTATAGAGATCTTCAAGCGATTGCGGAAGTTCCTGCTTTTCGGTCGCGTATAGGCGAATCCCATAACGAATAGTTTTTAGACGGTCGCGCAAGACGCTTTCGTCTCCCTGTTTATTAGCCTTCTGCCAACCTCTTATAGCCGAGCAAGATACCAATGACAGAGCAACGATCGTCACGATAATCAGCGAAGGGATCGCACCGATCGCTATCGATTTATTCTTCTTAATCATACGGCACGCCTCCGAAAGAAAGTCGCGTCCGCGCTTGGGCACTTAATACGTGAGGAATACGTCCCACGCCCAACGCCCGAGCTGTGCGCCATGAGCGTCCTTTACCTTTGCCCTAAAGCGAAAACGATTGCCGTATTCGTCCTTTCGTTTTGAGGTTTTAAAGTCAAGCTCTAAAACGCTTAAACCTAACTCATTCAAACGATGTAACTCAGTTTGCGCGGAAACACCGTTATGGTCAACATCTTGCCACAACCAAAGCGAAGAGAATATGGCATCTGCTGTGTCAATCTTCCCGTCGGCGTTTCCACCTCTGTCAGTTTTGTCGAATTCAGCGAGGGCAAGAAACCCATTTCGATCGCCAGGAGGCGCTTCAGGTTGAGAGGTGAAATTGCCGAACAGCTCAGTGCCATTATCAATCATTCCGTTACCGTACCTGTCGATAGGAAGCCAGCCGAAGCGATCCTTTGACGACCGCCAGGCGCGTAAATAACGGCTCATATCTTTCGTCAGACTACATGGTACCTTCTCCAACGTTCTTAAGATCCGTTGCGAGTGTCATCTCTGGAGACTGACACTCAAGCCAACAGGATTTGCGGGACGGTTTGCGGGACGTTTCTAAAGTTCCTCTAACTTTTGAAACTTGAGTTTAAGAATCACTAAGGAATTTGGAGCGGGTGACGAGGCTCGAACTCGCAACTTTCAGCTTGGGAAGCTGACACTCTACCATTGAGTTACACCCGCAAGAGCCAGGAAGACGGAGAAAGGATGAAGGATGATGTTCCTTCTGTCAATTGTCAGGACGCCGTGATGAGAGCGTTCGCGGGGCCGAGAAAAACGGAGCTAAGCTGACATTTTGGATTCGTGTTTCTGGGCCGCCACGATCATCTCGCACACTTCGCGGACGGCGCCTTTTCCACCCGCGGCCGTTGTGACGAAATGCGCGATCTGTTTGGCTTCGTCAGCCGCGTCGGCGACCGCCACGGCCAGACCAACTCGCGTCATGACTTCGATATCTCCCACGTCATCGCCGATGTAGCCGCATTCCCCGGGTGAAACCCCGGCTTCCCGCAGCACTTCTTCAAGCACTCGGACTTTGTCGTCAACGCCCTGGTGCAGAAAGCTCATGTTGAGTTCGCCCGCGCGCCTTTCCGTGGCTGCTGAGGCGCGACCTGAGATAATTCCTGTGCGGACTCCCGCGCGATGAAGGAGGACAATTCCCTGCCCGTCACGAACGTGAAAGGCCTTCTGCTCTTCACCATCCGCCGTTAGCCAAATTCGGCCGTCGGTCAACACTCCGTCACAGTCCATCAAGAGTAACTTGAGGCGCTTGGCACGACGAGCCAAGTCCTCAGTTTCGAGTTTTGAGTTTCGAGTTTCGAGTTCCAAGTTTCAAATTCGAAGCTTCAAGCTCTAACGTTTCACGTTTCAACTCGAAACGCGAAACTCGAAACTCGAAACTTATTTCTATCTCACTTCAAACAATTCGATCGCGTTCAGCTTCCAGCCATTCCCCAGACGCGCCAAAATCAGCACCGCGGTGCCCGAGTGCTCTACGCCGAGTTGTTTTGTCTGCATTGAGACCTCAACGGCCACCTGGTTTGCGTCGAGCTGCTCTGTCCGCAGCACGCGAGTCTGCCAAATTTCGGGTTGAGTACCGACCGCTCCCCGCACGAATCTCAACAGTTCACCCGGCACCATCAGCGGCGTAATCTCCGCCTGCCGGCCAGTGCGCAGCGCCGTGTCCATTTGCGCAACGAAAGCCTTCGCGGCTTCATCGATTGGCGGCGCTCCGCCCGCCGCCTCCGCGCGAATACGAGCGGCCCGCGCATTCAGGCTGGAAGCATACTCAGCGTCGGCCCGCACCGCGTCGGTGAAAAGCCGCGCAGCGTCCTTCGCCTGACCGCGGCGCAAGGCAATTTCGCCGAGGCCAATTGCGGACCAGGCCAGGGCCGCTGGTGTCGGTAAACGCTCTTCGCTCAAACGCCGCAACTCGCGTTCAGCATCGTCAATCCTGGCTTGCGCCAGCAGCGCCCGGGCGAAAAGGACGCGCGCCTCCTGCATTTCTGGCGCCGCGATCAAAAGTTGCCGCGCCAGCGCCTCAGCTTTGGCGTACTCCTGCGTACCGAACAATCGCATCGCCTCGCCGATTGAAACAGCAGCTTCCACCGGTCGCGGCGCCACATCATTCGTATAGTCGAGCTGCGGATAAAATTTTTCCGGATCAATCTCGACACGCGTGAGCGGCGCGGCGCTCTGAAAACTTACTTGTCCAAAATCCTGAGCGGGAATGGTCGCTTCTGCCGTCACGCGCTGCCCATTGTTGGTGACCGCGGCGACCGTAACTTTCACCGGAAACGAACCGACGTTTCGCACGGCGGCCAGCCACTGTCCCGCTTCTTGTCGCGGTACGCCCACCAACAAATCCATATCGGTCGGCTGATCGAGTTCCTGATCGAGAATAGTTTTGAGCGCCGCACCTCCACGTTCATTGAGAACGCCGCGGAGCCGCGCGAGTGTCAATCCGTCTGTTTCGGTCTTGCCCGACGCCAACAGCTCGCGCACCGCCGCGATGAACGGCTCGCGCCCAACGAGGTGGTGGGCCAGCCGCCACATCATCGCGCCTTTGTTGCCAACGGAATTGAAGTAAGTCGGGTCGAGCGGCGTCGTGCGCGACAGCGGCGCGTCACGCTTGGCGATTGCCGCATACGAAAGCCGTTGGCGTGCGCGCTCTTCGGC
The nucleotide sequence above comes from Pyrinomonadaceae bacterium. Encoded proteins:
- a CDS encoding HAD hydrolase family protein → MELETRNSKLETEDLARRAKRLKLLLMDCDGVLTDGRIWLTADGEEQKAFHVRDGQGIVLLHRAGVRTGIISGRASAATERRAGELNMSFLHQGVDDKVRVLEEVLREAGVSPGECGYIGDDVGDIEVMTRVGLAVAVADAADEAKQIAHFVTTAAGGKGAVREVCEMIVAAQKHESKMSA
- a CDS encoding tetratricopeptide repeat protein; this encodes MKIGNCKFLLSLLLIVFCVSGGAAQEEARAAWQVTNFDINVANFGSERALNARAVLTVRNIGRGSGTTLTLRINSKAEIKSITIGAATAVYRSQPEPRGGGQRVIITLPSTVAANESVVATVDYRLPVEENAGPAAISPVATQFLPSSMWYPAPNTAFAVRGQDYAPFRLTVNGSTAITSGVEKSAGVFEQTLNALPFFTTGNWDRVEGSANAKGITTFVPKGAGDDERKQSDNLMRLAATAREFYAGMLGAAPDVPIRLVAVKRGAGFDDAGTILLSEGSLRRKKIDSTTALAVAEGVARIWIGASTAVRGEGHGVVREGLVRFFANQFLEKEFGAEAAAEERARQRLSYAAIAKRDAPLSRTTPLDPTYFNSVGNKGAMMWRLAHHLVGREPFIAAVRELLASGKTETDGLTLARLRGVLNERGGAALKTILDQELDQPTDMDLLVGVPRQEAGQWLAAVRNVGSFPVKVTVAAVTNNGQRVTAEATIPAQDFGQVSFQSAAPLTRVEIDPEKFYPQLDYTNDVAPRPVEAAVSIGEAMRLFGTQEYAKAEALARQLLIAAPEMQEARVLFARALLAQARIDDAERELRRLSEERLPTPAALAWSAIGLGEIALRRGQAKDAARLFTDAVRADAEYASSLNARAARIRAEAAGGAPPIDEAAKAFVAQMDTALRTGRQAEITPLMVPGELLRFVRGAVGTQPEIWQTRVLRTEQLDANQVAVEVSMQTKQLGVEHSGTAVLILARLGNGWKLNAIELFEVR